In Tsuneonella amylolytica, one genomic interval encodes:
- a CDS encoding LL-diaminopimelate aminotransferase encodes MNDEFYRIKRLPPYVIAEVNGMRAAARAGGKDIIDLGMGNPDLPPPQHVIDKLCEVAMKPDAHGYSQSKGIPGLRRAQANYYGRRFGVELDPETEVVVTMGSKEGLASLATAITAPGDVVLAPNPSYPIHTFGFIIAGATIRSVPTTPDEEYFRSLERAMAFTVPRPSVLVVNYPSNPTAEVVDLAFYERLVAWAKENEVWILSDLAYSELYFDGNPTPSIMQVKGAKDVAVEFTSMSKTYSMAGWRMGFAVGNRQLIAAMTRVKSYLDYGAFTPIQAAACAALNGPQDIVERNRQLYHKRRDVMVEAFGRAGWDIPPPAASMFAWAPLPPALKHMGSLEFSKQMLTQAQVAVAPGVGYGEDGEGFVRIAMVENEQRLRQAARNVKRWFQSMGINASAA; translated from the coding sequence ATGAACGACGAATTCTACCGCATCAAGCGACTGCCGCCCTACGTCATCGCCGAAGTCAACGGCATGCGGGCCGCGGCGCGCGCCGGCGGCAAGGACATCATCGACCTCGGCATGGGCAACCCCGACCTGCCCCCGCCGCAGCACGTGATCGACAAGTTGTGCGAGGTGGCGATGAAGCCCGACGCGCACGGCTATTCGCAATCGAAGGGCATCCCCGGCCTCCGCCGCGCGCAGGCGAACTACTACGGTCGCCGCTTCGGAGTGGAGCTCGATCCCGAGACCGAAGTCGTCGTGACGATGGGTTCGAAGGAAGGGCTCGCCAGCCTCGCCACCGCGATCACCGCGCCGGGCGACGTCGTACTGGCGCCCAACCCCAGTTACCCGATCCACACCTTCGGCTTCATCATCGCCGGGGCGACGATCCGGAGCGTGCCGACCACGCCCGACGAGGAGTATTTCCGCAGCCTCGAGCGCGCGATGGCCTTCACCGTACCGCGGCCGAGCGTGCTGGTGGTGAACTATCCCTCCAACCCCACCGCCGAGGTGGTGGACCTCGCGTTCTACGAACGGCTGGTCGCGTGGGCGAAGGAAAACGAGGTCTGGATCCTCTCCGACCTCGCCTATTCCGAACTCTATTTCGACGGCAACCCGACCCCGTCGATCATGCAGGTGAAGGGCGCGAAGGATGTGGCGGTCGAATTCACGTCGATGTCCAAGACCTATTCGATGGCCGGCTGGCGCATGGGCTTCGCGGTCGGCAACCGGCAACTGATCGCGGCGATGACGCGGGTGAAGAGCTACCTCGATTACGGTGCCTTCACCCCCATTCAGGCGGCCGCCTGCGCCGCGCTCAACGGTCCGCAGGACATCGTCGAGCGCAATCGCCAGCTTTACCACAAGCGCCGCGACGTGATGGTCGAGGCGTTCGGCCGGGCCGGGTGGGACATCCCGCCGCCCGCCGCCAGCATGTTCGCCTGGGCCCCGCTGCCGCCTGCGCTGAAGCACATGGGCAGTCTCGAATTTTCCAAGCAGATGCTGACCCAGGCGCAAGTCGCGGTGGCGCCGGGCGTCGGCTACGGCGAGGACGGCGAGGGCTTCGTGCGGATCGCGATGGTCGAGAACGAACAGCGCCTGCGCCAGGCCGCGCGCAATGTGAAGCGCTGGTTCCAGTCGATG